Proteins found in one Campylobacter lari genomic segment:
- the sodB gene encoding superoxide dismutase [Fe]: MFELRKLPYEVDAFGDFLSAETFAFHHGKHHQTYVNNLNNLIKDTEFAGKDLVYIIQNSNGGVFNNAAQVYNHDFYFDCIKPKTCCGCGCSLSAEFKAAVEKDFGSMENLKEEFIKGATGVFGSGWFWLVYNTQNQKLELVATSNAATPITEGKVPLLVVDVWEHAYYVDHRNARPAYLEKFYAHINWEFVAKAYEWAIKEGMNSVSFYANELHPVK; this comes from the coding sequence ATGTTTGAATTAAGAAAACTACCTTATGAAGTAGATGCTTTTGGAGATTTTTTAAGTGCAGAAACTTTTGCATTTCATCATGGAAAACACCATCAAACTTATGTAAATAACTTAAATAATCTTATCAAAGATACTGAATTTGCAGGAAAAGATTTAGTTTATATCATACAAAACTCAAATGGTGGGGTTTTTAACAACGCTGCTCAAGTATATAATCATGATTTTTATTTTGATTGTATTAAACCAAAAACATGCTGTGGCTGTGGCTGTTCTTTGAGCGCTGAGTTTAAAGCAGCGGTTGAAAAAGACTTTGGTTCTATGGAAAATTTAAAAGAAGAATTTATAAAAGGTGCTACAGGGGTATTTGGTTCTGGTTGGTTTTGGCTAGTTTATAACACTCAAAATCAAAAATTAGAACTAGTGGCTACAAGCAATGCTGCTACACCTATCACTGAAGGCAAAGTTCCGCTTTTAGTAGTTGATGTATGGGAGCATGCTTACTATGTAGATCATCGTAATGCACGCCCTGCGTATTTAGAAAAATTCTACGCGCACATTAACTGGGAATTTGTAGCAAAAGCTTATGAATGGGCTATCAAAGAAGGTATGAACTCAGTAAGCTTTTACGCAAACGAACTTCATCCTGTAAAATAA
- the dcuC gene encoding C4-dicarboxylate transporter DcuC produces the protein MEVFLSVVATLFCVFIVAYFILKKYNPIFTFFLSGIIILIIISLVTGESVLKQSLGNPIFDVFGFVTQTFKTNMAGVGLIIMSVAGFAAYMKHINASAKLAFIANKPLGKIKNKYLVLSGTFVVGMALKIVISSYTGLLLLLLASIYPVLIAIGIRPITAVSVLSLIALDYGPKDGNSINLADMVGIENVVAMFFEYQIYPVIAYVVVIALLIPFYYSYMDKKDLAKGVVDNIEHMEIKNPNCPLFYIFLPWLPIVFLFGAYFANLYGYKVKLDVVSANFLSISLVFILEYARHKDAKKLADDLMVILKAMAEIFVSVVCIIIAASIFAEGIKALKGIEHLALAVSSMGASAVLLTIIVLSFIVYFASVIMGSGIAAFNAFGRLAPDIAQKLGINPISLALPLEIASCLGRAASPISGGILALAGFAKLDPIAIVKRSTPMLLVGMALNILIAWYFA, from the coding sequence ATGGAGGTTTTTCTTTCTGTCGTGGCTACTTTATTTTGTGTATTTATAGTAGCCTATTTTATTCTTAAAAAATACAATCCTATCTTCACTTTTTTTCTTTCTGGTATTATTATTTTAATCATTATTTCTTTAGTAACTGGTGAGTCTGTACTAAAACAAAGCTTAGGAAATCCTATTTTTGATGTCTTTGGTTTTGTAACTCAAACTTTTAAGACAAATATGGCTGGTGTTGGACTTATTATAATGTCTGTTGCAGGTTTTGCAGCTTATATGAAACATATCAATGCTTCGGCAAAATTAGCCTTTATAGCAAATAAACCATTGGGTAAAATTAAAAATAAATACCTAGTTTTAAGCGGAACATTTGTGGTGGGTATGGCTTTGAAAATAGTTATTTCAAGCTATACAGGACTTTTGCTTTTATTACTTGCTTCAATTTACCCTGTTTTAATTGCTATTGGAATTCGCCCTATCACTGCTGTATCGGTTTTATCATTAATCGCACTTGATTATGGCCCAAAGGATGGAAATTCTATAAATTTAGCAGATATGGTAGGCATTGAAAATGTTGTTGCTATGTTTTTTGAATACCAAATTTATCCTGTTATAGCTTATGTTGTTGTGATAGCTTTGCTTATTCCGTTTTATTATAGTTATATGGATAAAAAAGACTTAGCAAAAGGCGTTGTGGATAATATCGAACACATGGAAATAAAAAACCCAAATTGTCCTTTATTTTATATTTTCTTACCTTGGCTTCCTATAGTCTTTTTATTTGGTGCTTATTTTGCAAATTTATATGGATATAAAGTGAAGCTAGATGTGGTGAGTGCTAATTTTTTAAGTATAAGTTTGGTTTTTATTTTAGAGTATGCTAGACACAAAGATGCAAAAAAACTTGCAGATGATTTGATGGTGATATTAAAAGCTATGGCAGAAATTTTTGTAAGTGTTGTTTGTATTATTATAGCAGCTTCTATTTTTGCAGAAGGTATTAAAGCATTAAAAGGCATTGAGCATTTAGCTTTAGCTGTTTCTTCTATGGGGGCTTCTGCTGTGTTGCTTACTATTATAGTTTTAAGTTTTATTGTGTATTTTGCAAGTGTGATTATGGGTAGTGGGATTGCTGCTTTTAATGCTTTTGGAAGACTTGCTCCAGATATTGCTCAAAAGTTAGGTATAAACCCTATCTCGTTAGCTTTGCCACTAGAGATTGCTTCTTGTTTAGGGCGCGCTGCTTCGCCAATATCGGGTGGAATTTTAGCCTTAGCAGGCTTTGCAAAGTTAGATCCTATAGCTATTGTTAAAAGATCTACCCCTATGTTGCTTGTAGGAATGGCTTTAAATATCTTAATAGCTTGGTATTTTGCATAA
- a CDS encoding BspA family leucine-rich repeat surface protein yields the protein MYRPKNKNELMSLVQNERISLKDIDVSLVDDFSYVFYYSKRLDFLGIERWDVSNAKDMSYMFYCCESFNADLSRWNVSKVENMASMFFNCKNFNQDLSKWNTQSLKDMSYMFFNCTKFNHSLLYWKTSNATRMAHCFENCHAYEHSVANWDVQNVITMAYLFHNCKNFHHELDEWNIQKDCNTQKMFGNRDLDKIYLVKGIEL from the coding sequence ATGTATAGACCTAAAAACAAAAATGAGTTAATGAGTTTGGTGCAAAATGAAAGAATTTCTTTAAAAGATATTGATGTATCTTTGGTAGATGATTTTTCTTATGTGTTTTATTATTCTAAAAGACTAGATTTTTTAGGTATTGAGCGTTGGGATGTATCAAATGCTAAAGACATGTCATATATGTTTTATTGTTGCGAAAGTTTTAATGCAGATTTGTCGCGTTGGAATGTTTCCAAGGTTGAAAATATGGCAAGCATGTTTTTTAACTGCAAAAATTTCAATCAAGACTTATCAAAATGGAATACACAAAGTCTAAAAGATATGTCTTATATGTTTTTTAATTGTACTAAATTTAACCACTCTTTGTTGTATTGGAAGACTTCAAATGCTACTAGAATGGCACATTGTTTTGAAAATTGTCATGCATATGAGCATAGCGTTGCAAATTGGGATGTACAAAATGTAATTACCATGGCATATCTTTTCCATAATTGTAAAAATTTTCATCATGAACTAGATGAATGGAATATCCAAAAAGATTGCAATACTCAAAAAATGTTTGGAAATCGTGACCTTGATAAAATATACTTGGTAAAGGGTATTGAATTATAA
- a CDS encoding autotransporter outer membrane beta-barrel domain-containing protein — protein MKFSGGENNTLKLDSMTTTATNTSNNLKANALTLENTSLNLKSYSDNGTITINSSINGGNTSAESQAYTLKATNSTINLLDNLTLTSSTSGASANLDSKQKGAHFSNSTLNIATDKKFASDTLTTQDNSVIIISTDIANNTAGFIQITKNANTTKDDLTINIEDQFVKDIKSGKKSLEEGETKEFTYTDKKLLTDGIKEYTLGIASKGFDLEDTRYMTAYKTSQEADSNNLSLDSLTIKRSKEGKKGDDGLSFDEANINILSHDNKSVRASTIGSDAGDGKDGTNAYLYGNGGDGGHGGKGESLFQVAYRLSGSSLFSIFDKNANIDAIGGNGGNGANGAMADGIDHFNGVKAGDGGNGGAGGDVYIAGIYANGLNGNQAYNLTLNGKLDLKATGGKGGTGGKKGDHTKADTEDGSFTLIDDKFEDGVANEGKDGEDAKDGDAVIYGVYLDNGSKLNLTSKDGFTMNASANSGTGKAEVYGVYINNGSHLTFKSDKDFIINASASGADGSRASAFYIKDSFLTIDGNVNIQTTTTNKANDNTSGAIFNNAHIDFNKNSSETDKFHKFQTNDSVVLEKDNTMIFNINHNSGKADTLNANEFKSDGKGKLFVSIRDPYINKKLEEEQLQSGIFEFDNGGITLIKGENGTLKDVEIASSGSGGSYDTENRRYGVELFFNDYKNEGELKVTKVEIVENHHGKNGKDGKTYNYKTLMHIGDAGVFTKTGQNGTNGEAGTDAYLYGNGGDGGNGGDGEGFRVFGFNNANNASISKDMQINITAGDGGNGADGGLGDGADHKYNQGSTNKITSGDGGAGGRGGDAIAIAAFSSKASSNINLDANINIKTKSGKGGQAGTVGNIHNATVINKDSKYTQSAWGTQYLDGLDGASYALGLVAINGGVLNITSSNDSVKNIHVESSTNSDDKSNLVAYSLYASNNSLISVGTSLNLSAKVEQGIGDNNSSKAYGAYLENSKLYFGALEENKLKSMQDYRKISTDKFTLKGDATFGFYTDLKNNKGDSIEITKELDFSDIKNFKIEILDDAGIFFTYENPISQTITGDHTLVDLSQITDKNKFKLEGYLQASNTTVTKDQGAIRYYITPTITQDDKTGNIDLEKIEVVNKNYGGGGGDNGVIQDPSEIIRAITDSGFLVNRMHLLSRNDLSERFRILKDNNQNYGMWVQGANNHLNLHSSAYGDRKISSIYTSSKYGFDEKKSFKNFDMMNGVYAGYARLSSDLNSLGSSKINNFSTGFYSAFMFHDDSYIETGFNLDHYKAKTNISTAFINDPRYNGGDINSNYSQFAYSAFAALGKKLHLNKGAFLDSSIGADFTYYAKSKFKTSNKISIYNEDYRNLGLVASVLLGQYYNDEKTLVYLKTDFGKYFSDAEYGKLSDPLMGTWRYKKGDYDYSFLNAAIGFKVQAKDNLELSFETNRYFLDDTDANYGFKAEARYKF, from the coding sequence TTGAAATTTAGTGGTGGTGAAAATAACACCCTAAAACTAGATAGCATGACAACCACAGCAACAAACACAAGTAATAATTTAAAAGCTAATGCCCTCACCTTAGAAAATACTAGCTTAAATTTAAAAAGCTATAGTGATAATGGCACTATAACTATAAACTCTTCTATAAATGGTGGAAATACAAGTGCAGAAAGTCAAGCTTATACTCTAAAAGCTACAAATTCTACTATTAATCTTTTAGATAATTTAACTCTTACTTCATCTACAAGTGGAGCTAGTGCTAATTTAGATTCTAAGCAAAAAGGTGCACACTTTAGTAATAGTACTTTAAATATAGCAACAGATAAGAAATTTGCTAGTGATACTTTAACCACACAAGATAATAGTGTTATTATAATAAGCACTGATATTGCAAACAACACAGCAGGTTTTATACAAATAACTAAAAATGCAAATACTACTAAAGATGATCTTACTATAAATATAGAAGATCAGTTTGTAAAAGATATAAAAAGTGGAAAAAAATCTTTAGAAGAAGGCGAAACAAAAGAATTTACATACACAGATAAAAAATTATTAACTGATGGTATAAAAGAATACACATTAGGAATTGCTAGTAAAGGCTTTGACTTAGAAGATACTAGATATATGACAGCTTATAAAACTTCTCAAGAAGCAGATAGTAATAATCTTAGTCTAGATTCTCTAACCATAAAACGCTCTAAAGAAGGTAAAAAAGGAGATGATGGACTTAGCTTTGATGAAGCAAATATTAATATACTAAGCCATGATAATAAGTCTGTAAGAGCTAGTACTATAGGAAGTGATGCTGGTGATGGTAAAGATGGAACTAATGCTTATCTTTATGGTAATGGTGGCGATGGAGGCCATGGTGGTAAAGGAGAAAGTCTTTTCCAAGTAGCATATCGCCTTAGTGGTTCTAGTCTTTTTAGTATCTTTGATAAAAATGCTAACATTGATGCTATAGGTGGTAATGGTGGCAATGGTGCTAATGGAGCTATGGCTGATGGAATTGATCATTTTAATGGAGTAAAAGCTGGAGATGGTGGCAATGGCGGAGCCGGTGGTGATGTATATATAGCTGGAATATATGCTAATGGATTAAATGGCAATCAAGCTTATAATCTTACCTTAAATGGTAAATTAGATTTAAAAGCTACTGGTGGTAAAGGTGGCACAGGTGGTAAAAAAGGCGATCATACCAAAGCAGACACAGAAGATGGTAGTTTTACCTTAATAGATGATAAGTTTGAAGATGGAGTAGCTAATGAGGGTAAAGATGGAGAAGATGCTAAAGATGGTGATGCTGTTATTTATGGAGTATATTTAGATAATGGCTCTAAATTAAATCTTACATCTAAAGATGGCTTTACAATGAATGCTAGTGCAAATTCAGGTACTGGTAAGGCTGAAGTATATGGAGTATATATAAACAATGGCTCTCATCTTACTTTTAAATCCGACAAAGATTTTATCATCAATGCTAGTGCAAGTGGAGCTGATGGATCTAGAGCAAGTGCTTTTTATATTAAAGATTCTTTTTTAACTATAGATGGTAATGTAAATATACAAACTACTACCACTAATAAAGCTAATGATAATACCTCAGGAGCAATTTTTAATAATGCTCATATAGATTTTAATAAAAACTCTAGTGAAACTGATAAATTCCATAAATTCCAAACTAATGATTCTGTAGTATTGGAAAAAGATAATACTATGATTTTTAATATCAATCATAATTCAGGCAAGGCAGATACTTTAAATGCAAATGAGTTTAAATCAGATGGTAAGGGTAAATTATTTGTTTCTATAAGAGATCCTTATATCAATAAAAAATTAGAAGAAGAACAACTACAAAGTGGAATATTTGAGTTTGATAATGGTGGTATTACTTTAATCAAAGGTGAAAATGGCACTCTTAAAGATGTAGAAATTGCTTCAAGTGGTAGTGGTGGATCTTATGATACTGAAAACAGACGCTATGGGGTAGAGTTATTTTTTAATGATTATAAAAACGAAGGTGAATTAAAAGTAACTAAGGTAGAAATCGTTGAAAATCATCATGGCAAAAATGGCAAAGATGGTAAAACTTATAACTATAAAACCCTTATGCATATAGGAGATGCTGGAGTATTTACTAAAACTGGTCAAAATGGCACAAATGGCGAAGCTGGAACTGATGCTTATCTTTATGGAAATGGTGGCGATGGTGGTAATGGTGGCGATGGAGAAGGCTTTAGAGTATTTGGCTTTAATAATGCTAATAATGCTAGTATAAGCAAAGATATGCAAATAAATATCACAGCAGGCGATGGTGGTAATGGTGCTGATGGTGGTTTAGGTGATGGGGCTGATCATAAATACAATCAAGGCTCTACTAATAAAATTACTTCAGGCGATGGTGGTGCTGGTGGAAGAGGTGGTGATGCTATAGCTATAGCCGCTTTTTCTAGTAAAGCAAGTTCAAATATCAATCTAGATGCTAATATAAATATAAAAACTAAATCAGGCAAAGGTGGTCAAGCAGGAACAGTAGGAAATATCCACAATGCTACTGTAATTAACAAAGATAGCAAATACACACAATCAGCTTGGGGAACTCAATACTTAGATGGTTTAGATGGAGCATCTTATGCTTTAGGTTTAGTTGCTATAAATGGAGGAGTTTTAAATATCACTAGCTCTAATGATAGTGTTAAAAATATACATGTTGAATCTAGTACCAATTCAGATGATAAAAGTAACTTAGTAGCTTATAGTCTTTATGCTAGTAATAATTCTTTAATTAGTGTAGGAACTAGTTTAAATTTAAGTGCTAAAGTAGAACAAGGCATTGGAGATAATAATAGCTCTAAGGCTTATGGTGCTTATTTGGAAAATTCTAAATTATACTTTGGTGCTTTAGAAGAAAATAAACTTAAATCTATGCAAGATTATAGAAAAATCAGTACAGATAAATTTACTTTAAAAGGCGATGCTACTTTTGGTTTTTATACGGATTTAAAAAACAATAAAGGAGATAGCATTGAAATTACTAAAGAATTAGATTTTAGTGATATTAAAAACTTTAAAATAGAAATACTAGATGATGCTGGAATTTTCTTCACTTATGAAAACCCTATTTCTCAAACTATTACAGGCGATCATACCTTAGTAGATCTTAGTCAAATCACTGATAAAAATAAATTTAAACTAGAAGGTTATTTACAAGCTTCTAATACAACGGTCACTAAAGATCAAGGTGCTATAAGATACTATATCACCCCTACTATTACCCAAGATGATAAAACAGGTAATATAGACTTAGAAAAAATAGAAGTTGTTAATAAAAACTATGGTGGCGGAGGTGGAGATAATGGTGTTATCCAAGATCCATCAGAAATCATAAGAGCTATAACAGATAGTGGATTTTTAGTTAATAGAATGCACTTATTATCAAGAAATGATTTAAGTGAGAGATTTAGAATACTAAAAGACAATAATCAAAACTATGGTATGTGGGTTCAAGGTGCTAATAATCATCTAAATCTTCACAGCAGTGCTTATGGAGATAGAAAAATATCAAGCATTTATACTTCAAGTAAGTATGGATTTGATGAGAAAAAAAGCTTTAAAAACTTTGATATGATGAATGGGGTTTATGCAGGGTATGCAAGATTAAGTTCTGACTTAAATAGTTTGGGTAGTTCTAAAATTAATAATTTTTCTACAGGATTTTATTCTGCATTTATGTTCCATGATGATAGTTATATAGAAACAGGATTTAATCTAGATCATTACAAAGCAAAAACAAATATTTCTACTGCTTTTATTAATGATCCTAGATACAATGGTGGAGATATAAATTCAAACTATAGTCAATTTGCTTATAGTGCATTTGCAGCTTTAGGTAAAAAACTTCATTTAAATAAAGGAGCTTTTTTAGATAGTTCTATAGGTGCTGATTTTACTTACTATGCTAAGAGTAAATTTAAAACATCTAATAAGATTTCAATCTATAATGAAGATTATAGAAATTTAGGTCTTGTTGCTTCTGTGCTTTTAGGTCAATATTATAATGATGAAAAAACATTAGTATATTTAAAAACAGACTTTGGTAAGTATTTTTCAGATGCTGAATATGGAAAACTTTCAGATCCTTTAATGGGGACTTGGCGTTATAAAAAAGGAGATTATGATTATAGTTTCTTAAATGCTGCTATAGGATTTAAAGTTCAAGCTAAAGATAATTTAGAATTAAGCTTTGAAACCAATCGTTACTTCTTAGATGATACAGATGCTAACTATGGATTTAAAGCAGAAGCTCGTTATAAGTTTTAA
- the nrdG gene encoding anaerobic ribonucleoside-triphosphate reductase activating protein produces the protein MQELSTIFLRLAGVIKESIVDGYGLRYVIFTQGCPHHCKGCHNPQTHDFNKGYLQDLASLYDEICKNPLLQGVTFSGGEPFMQVKNLSILAKHIKELGLDLTIYTGFTYEELLQEKSKKELLILADILIDGRFVLEQKDLSLKFKGSKNQRIIDVAKSLEQDKIILFEK, from the coding sequence ATGCAAGAATTAAGCACGATATTTCTTAGATTAGCAGGTGTCATAAAAGAATCCATAGTCGATGGCTATGGATTGCGTTATGTGATTTTTACTCAAGGTTGCCCTCATCATTGCAAAGGCTGTCATAACCCACAAACACATGATTTTAACAAAGGCTATTTGCAAGATTTGGCAAGTTTGTATGATGAGATTTGTAAAAATCCTTTGCTTCAAGGTGTTACTTTTAGTGGCGGGGAACCTTTTATGCAAGTAAAAAATTTAAGTATTCTAGCAAAACATATTAAAGAATTAGGACTTGATCTTACTATATATACAGGTTTTACTTATGAAGAACTATTGCAAGAAAAATCAAAAAAAGAATTGCTTATCTTGGCTGATATTTTAATAGATGGGAGGTTTGTTTTAGAGCAAAAAGACTTATCTTTAAAATTTAAAGGTAGTAAAAATCAACGCATTATCGATGTAGCAAAAAGTTTAGAGCAGGATAAAATAATACTTTTTGAAAAATAA
- a CDS encoding anaerobic ribonucleoside triphosphate reductase, giving the protein MKIKFIIKRDKSQVAFDVFKIKNAIFKANINSTDEKLNNDFLDKLCDEVVALLDENHMQVEQIQDKVEEVLIKNSLVNTAKSYILYRQKRTQIRNSSYDLLSLYDDLTFKDSKEADLKRENANINSDSAMGMMLKYGSEGAKYYIDECILPKHIANAHKNGDIHIHDKDFYMLTQTCCQIDLLKLFENGFSTGHGSLREPNDIRSYASLACIALQANQNEMHGGQSIPNFDFAMAKGVAKTFQKEYKKAINAFFEIKLEQNLDERCFNNTKFQASSEKECFKELLKLGLNDDEKFLEKANIYAYKRALEQTQNATFQAMEALVHNLNTMNSRAGAQVPFSTLNYGTDTSFEGQMVIENLLKATMKGLGNGETPIFPVQIFKVKEGVNYNEKDPNYKLFKLAIECASKRLFPNFSFLDASFNAKYYKKGDYNSEVAYMGCRTRVMANVYDESKEITSGRGNLSFTSINLVRLAIEAKGNLELFYSLLKEKLELVYEQLLHRYKIQSLKKVKNFPFLMGEGIWIDSDTLKENDSVEKVIAHGTLAIGYIGLCESLIALIGSHHGQSQEAKELGLQIVRFMREFVDEKALKDKLNFSLIATPAEGLSGRFLKLDQKKYGILKGITDKDFYTNSFHIPVDFPISIYEKIQIEAPYHELNNGGHITYVELNGDVSKNLESFERIIKCMKESNIGYGSINFPLDRDPVCGYNGVIDEFCPKCHRKENDIKFERIRRITGYLVGTLDRFNDAKKAEVYARIKHDIS; this is encoded by the coding sequence ATGAAAATAAAATTTATTATAAAAAGAGATAAGAGCCAAGTTGCATTTGATGTTTTTAAAATCAAAAATGCTATTTTCAAAGCCAATATAAACTCCACAGATGAAAAATTAAATAATGATTTTTTAGATAAGCTTTGTGATGAGGTTGTGGCTTTGCTTGATGAAAATCACATGCAAGTAGAACAAATTCAAGATAAAGTTGAAGAGGTTTTAATTAAAAATTCCTTAGTCAATACTGCAAAATCTTATATTTTATACCGTCAAAAAAGAACACAAATTCGCAATAGCAGTTATGATTTACTTAGTTTGTATGATGATTTAACTTTTAAAGACTCTAAAGAAGCTGATTTAAAAAGAGAAAATGCAAATATTAATTCAGATAGTGCTATGGGTATGATGTTAAAATATGGCTCAGAAGGTGCAAAATACTATATAGATGAGTGTATTTTGCCAAAACATATCGCAAATGCACACAAAAACGGCGATATACACATACACGATAAAGATTTTTATATGCTAACACAAACTTGCTGTCAAATAGATTTGTTAAAGCTTTTTGAAAATGGTTTTAGCACTGGACATGGAAGCTTGCGTGAGCCAAATGACATAAGATCTTATGCTTCTTTAGCTTGCATTGCCTTGCAAGCTAATCAAAATGAAATGCATGGAGGCCAATCTATACCAAATTTTGATTTTGCTATGGCAAAAGGTGTGGCAAAGACTTTTCAAAAAGAGTATAAAAAGGCTATAAACGCGTTTTTTGAAATAAAATTAGAGCAAAACTTAGATGAGCGTTGCTTTAATAACACAAAATTTCAAGCTTCAAGCGAAAAAGAATGCTTTAAAGAGCTTTTAAAACTTGGTTTAAATGATGATGAAAAATTCTTAGAAAAAGCCAATATTTATGCTTATAAAAGAGCTTTAGAGCAAACGCAAAATGCTACTTTTCAAGCTATGGAAGCTTTAGTGCATAATCTTAACACTATGAACTCAAGAGCAGGAGCCCAAGTGCCTTTTAGCACGCTAAATTATGGCACCGATACTTCATTTGAAGGGCAAATGGTAATAGAAAATTTACTAAAAGCTACGATGAAAGGCTTAGGAAATGGCGAAACACCAATTTTCCCTGTGCAAATTTTTAAGGTAAAAGAAGGTGTTAATTATAATGAAAAAGACCCAAACTACAAGCTTTTTAAACTCGCCATAGAATGTGCTTCTAAAAGACTTTTTCCAAATTTTAGCTTTTTAGATGCAAGTTTTAATGCAAAATACTATAAAAAGGGCGATTATAATAGCGAAGTGGCTTATATGGGTTGTAGAACTAGAGTTATGGCAAATGTTTATGATGAGAGCAAAGAAATCACAAGTGGCAGAGGAAATTTAAGTTTTACAAGTATAAATCTTGTGCGTTTAGCTATAGAAGCTAAAGGAAATTTAGAGCTTTTTTACTCACTTTTAAAAGAAAAATTAGAACTTGTGTATGAGCAATTACTCCATAGATATAAAATTCAAAGTCTAAAAAAGGTTAAAAATTTCCCATTTTTAATGGGTGAGGGAATTTGGATAGATTCAGATACTTTAAAAGAAAATGATAGCGTAGAGAAAGTTATCGCACATGGTACTTTGGCTATAGGTTATATAGGACTTTGTGAGAGTTTAATAGCTTTGATAGGTTCTCATCATGGACAAAGTCAAGAAGCAAAGGAACTTGGCTTGCAAATCGTGCGTTTTATGCGTGAATTTGTCGATGAAAAAGCCCTCAAAGACAAACTGAATTTTTCACTCATAGCTACCCCAGCTGAAGGCTTAAGTGGAAGATTTTTAAAACTAGATCAAAAAAAATACGGCATTTTAAAAGGCATAACCGATAAAGATTTTTATACTAATTCTTTTCATATTCCTGTAGATTTTCCCATCAGTATCTATGAAAAAATTCAAATAGAAGCTCCATATCATGAGTTAAATAATGGCGGACATATTACTTATGTAGAATTAAACGGCGATGTGAGTAAGAATTTAGAAAGTTTTGAACGCATTATAAAATGTATGAAAGAAAGCAATATAGGCTATGGCTCGATTAATTTCCCACTAGATAGGGATCCAGTGTGTGGTTATAATGGTGTGATAGATGAGTTTTGTCCAAAATGTCATAGAAAAGAAAATGATATTAAATTTGAACGCATAAGAAGAATCACTGGCTATTTAGTCGGAACGCTTGATCGTTTTAATGATGCTAAAAAAGCTGAAGTTTATGCAAGAATTAAGCACGATATTTCTTAG
- the purM gene encoding phosphoribosylformylglycinamidine cyclo-ligase has translation MNISYEDAGVSIDNGNAFVEAIKPLVKETFNENVLGGIGSFSGAFAMPSGFKNPVMLAATDGVGTKLRLAIDSQKFDTIGEDLVAMCVNDLICNFATPLFFLDYYATAKLDVEVAKKVVAGIANGCKKANCALIGGETAEMPGMYHSNDFDLAGFSVGMAEKDEIDRRNFVKNGDILLALPSSGLHSNGYSLARKVLFEAQKLKFDDKIDGKNLIDILLEPTRIYVKDFLKLKPFINALAHITGGGLVENLPRVFPRGIGAIIRKHHLKTPEIFYQIGQSVEEAEMYRSFNMGVGLVMVVDPSNVGKVLESSDAYVIGEVVLNEGVILE, from the coding sequence ATGAATATAAGCTATGAAGATGCGGGCGTGAGTATAGACAATGGCAATGCTTTTGTAGAAGCAATCAAGCCTTTAGTAAAAGAAACTTTTAATGAAAATGTCTTAGGTGGTATAGGCTCTTTTTCGGGTGCTTTTGCTATGCCAAGTGGTTTTAAAAACCCTGTTATGTTAGCAGCTACAGATGGGGTGGGTACGAAGCTACGCCTTGCTATTGATAGTCAAAAATTTGACACCATAGGCGAGGATTTAGTAGCAATGTGCGTGAATGATTTAATTTGCAATTTTGCTACACCTTTGTTTTTTTTAGACTATTATGCAACTGCAAAGTTAGATGTAGAAGTAGCCAAAAAAGTAGTAGCGGGGATTGCTAATGGTTGTAAAAAAGCAAATTGTGCCTTAATAGGCGGAGAAACTGCTGAAATGCCTGGAATGTATCATAGCAATGATTTTGACTTGGCAGGTTTTTCAGTGGGTATGGCCGAAAAAGATGAGATAGATAGAAGAAATTTTGTAAAAAATGGAGATATTTTGCTAGCTCTACCTAGTAGCGGACTTCACTCTAATGGGTATTCTTTAGCTAGAAAAGTATTATTTGAGGCACAAAAGCTTAAGTTTGATGATAAAATAGATGGTAAAAATTTAATCGATATTTTACTTGAACCTACAAGAATTTATGTAAAAGACTTTTTAAAATTAAAGCCTTTCATCAATGCACTAGCTCATATAACAGGCGGTGGTTTAGTAGAAAATTTACCTAGAGTTTTCCCAAGGGGAATAGGCGCAATCATTAGAAAACATCATTTAAAAACTCCTGAAATTTTTTACCAAATAGGCCAAAGTGTAGAAGAGGCTGAAATGTATAGAAGCTTTAATATGGGCGTGGGCTTAGTTATGGTGGTAGATCCATCTAATGTAGGAAAAGTTTTAGAGAGCTCAGACGCTTATGTAATAGGCGAAGTTGTGTTAAACGAAGGGGTTATTTTAGAGTAA